The genome window AGGCCAGCGCGGCCCCCACCAGGGCGAGGGTGATTCTGCCGCCCAGCGCGCCCCACCCCAGGAACATACCCAGGGCCACCGCAAAGGCCGCCCCGGAGGTCACGCCGATGAATCCGGGATCGGCCAGGGGATTGCGCGTCCAGGCCTGGGCGAACGCGCCCGCCATGCCTAGCGACGCCCCCACGGCCACCGCCAGCACCGTGCGCGGCACCCGGAGGTTCCACACCACGTGCTCGGTGCCGGTGCCCTCCACGGCGGCTGGCCCGGCCAGGATCGCCTGCACCACCTCCCCGAGGGGAATGGTGCGAGAGCCCAAAAGCAAAGAAAGCACCATCAGGGCCACCAGGATGACGGCCCCCAGGGTGCTCAGTCGAAGGGTACGGCTCACAGCTGGTCGGAGAACTTCTCAATCGCCCACGGGATGGTCACCGGGTTGGGCATGCTCATGGCGGTGCCGGTGTCGCTGTCCAGGTAGCGCACGCGGCCGTCGCGCGTGACGTCGAGGTTCTTGAAGGTCTCGTCGTTCTTCAGCGCCTCGGCGGAGCCGTTGTAATCCAACACAAAGAGGTAATCCACCTCATTGAGTTCGTCGTAGTTCTCCGGGGCAATGGCGCGGTAGAAGGTGTCGCCGTCACCCTCCAGGGAGTCGGGGATCTCAAAGCCCATGTCCTCCACCATCTGACCGCGCCCGTCGCCGGAGGTGTACAGACCGATCTGGCCGTCATAGGGCAGCACGATGGCGGCGGTCTTGCCCTGCACCTCCGGGTGCTCCTTCTTGAAGTCCTCAAAGGCCTTCTCGGTCTTTTCGATGAGTTCCTTGCCCTCATCGCCCTTATCCACGGCACCGGCGATGGTGGTCACCTGAGTGTCCCAGGGAATCTGCCAGTTGGTGGCATCCTCCGGCTTCAGGGTGGTGGGGGCGATCTTTTCCAGGGCCTCCACGGCCTGATCGTCCATGGCGGTGTTCACCGCGATGATCTTGCTGGGATCGGCGGCGGTGACCTGCTCGATGATCTCCGCGCTGAACCCGGCCGAGGTGTTATAGATGACGGTGGGCTTGGCATCGCCAAGCAGGTCCTTCGCCCACGGGCCCACGCCGGAAGGGTCTACCTCGCCCTCGGAGCCAAAGGGAGCCACCACCGAGGGGGTCACGCCCAGGGCCAGGAGGGTATCGGAATCGCCCAGGCCGAGGGCGGCCACGCGATCATTGCTGCCCTCGGAGGCCGAGGAGCCGGACTCGGAATCGGAGGCGCGGGAGCAGCCGGTGATCGCCAGCGCGGAAACCATCAATACCGCACCGAGGCGACGCAAGGGAAGAGCCATGAAATTTTATCCTTTCGGTCCACACCCACCCTACGAAAGTATAAAGCGGGGTTCCCTCACACTACGGGAGTCGGACAAAATATAGCAAGGCTTACCTATTTACTTCCCGCTGCGTGCGGGAGGGGCGGCGTCGATAAGCAAAAATCTAGGCGTGCAGGGTCGCGCCGCCGTCCACGTAGAGTTCCTGCAACGTCACATGCCGGGCGCGCTCGGAGGCCAGGAAATCCACCGTGTGCGCCACGTCCTCCGGCCGCGCGATGCGCCCGAGCGGAATCCCCAGGCGGTGAGTGCCCAGGTCACCCTCCAGCGAACGGCGCCGCCCCGCCTCCGGGTCACTGCCCCAGAAATCCCGCTGCATGGCGGTATCGGTGGAGCCGGGGCACACCACGTTACAGCGCACCCCCACCCCGGCCAGCTCCAGGCCCAGGCAGCGCGTGAGCGCCGAGGCCGCGGCCTTCGACGCCGCGTACGCCCCCATGCCCACCCTGGGCACGCCCGCCGCGTTCGAGGCGACCACCACGATCCCGCGATCATGCGCCGCCTCCTCCCGCTCCATCGCTCGAGCCGCCGCGCGCAGCAGGTAGAACGTGCCGTGGGCATTGACGTCCATCATGCGGGAGAACTCCTCCGCGCTGGTCTGCGTCACGGGGCGATCCACAAACACCCCGGCGGCGTGAATCAGGTAGCGCAGGGCCCCGTGATCGCGCACGGCCCGCTCCACCAGCGCCGTCACCGCCTCCTCGGAGGCCAGGTCGCAGGGCTCGGCGCACACCCGCGTCCCCTCGGCGGCGCAATCCTGCACCTCACGCGCCGCGCGGTCCAACGCGGCCTCCTCGCGGTCCGTCAGCAGCAGGGTCACGCCGGGGCGCTGCGCGCATTGCTTGGCGACGGCCGCGCCGATCCCGCCCGCCGCACCCGTCACGATGATGAGATCTGTAGCCATGCTCCCCTAAGTTACCCTTGCCTTATCCTCCCCTCTCCGTACTCCCCCACCCCACGGCCTATCCTGGTGAGCATGACTCAGCCCGCGACCCCTCCCGCTACACCGCCCGCCAAAGACGACCGCCTCGTATGGATCGACCTGGAAATGACCGGCCTAGACCCGCACCAACACGTGATCGTGGAAGTGGCGGCCCTGGTCACCGACGCCAACCTCACCATCCTGGGCGAGGGGGTGGACCTGGTGGTTCACGCCACCGAGGAGGAACTGGCCCGTATGGACGATTACGTGACCACCATGCACAGCGAGAACGGACTGCTCAATGAGATCCGCGCCTCCACCGTGAGCCTGCGCGAGGCCGAGGACGCCGTGCTCGCTCTCATCGAGGAACACTGCCACCCCGAGCACCCCGCGCCGCTGGCGGGCAACTCCATCGCCACCGACCGCACCTTCATCAGGGAATACATGCCGCGCCTGGACGCCGCCCTGCACTACCGCATGGTGGACGTCTCCACCATCAAGGAACTGAGCAAGCGGTGGTTCCCCCGCGCCTATTACCACCAGCCGGAAAAGGGCATGGCGCACCGGGCACTGGCGGACATCGTGGAGTCCGTGCGGGAACTGGACTACTACCGACGCAGCGTATTCGCCCCCGAGCCCGGGCCCACCTCCGAGGAGGCCGCCGAGGCCCAAAGCCAGGCCACCGAGGCCTACCAGCGATTTTTGTAAAAATAACTCGGTAGGCTATGGTTGTTCTCGCTGCTTATACAGCGGCGATGGTGGCTGTAGTTCAGCTGGTAGAGCACCAGGTTGTGATCCTGGGTGTCGCGGGTTCGAGCCCCGTCAGCCACCCCTAGAGAAAGTCCCCCACCCAAGTTTTTGGGGTGGGGGACTTCTTTGCTGGGCAGGTTAAAGATCAAGGGGCTACTGTGGGGATCTATCGGCGAGATGGAGTCAGCGACGTTGCGGCGGGTGCATTGCGAAACAATCAGTGGATAACGCCACACCGATTCATTCTTCATAACCCTCAAGATATTAACCCCAATTAATTAGTTAAAATGAGGTAAGCAAATGGAATCAGAAACAGACCAGATGCCAATCGCAATCTCTCGGCTAGATACAAGCGTCGAAACTTCTCGAGAACCGCAAAACGCACGCGCTATTGCATGGCTACTTCAACAAATTGGCGGTCCAATCACCGTTGTCACACCACGGAAGGATGTCGATAGCAGCGTCATCAAAAAACTAATCAGGCAGCGCGGAGTAGTTCATCTAAGTTGGAGAGGACTATCCACACAAGCCTTACATGGGCGGGTCTTATTCGCCTGGCCGGATCGTCAGCGCCTCAACGACCTCTGGGGAATCGAAGCTGACGCGCTCGCGGTGATCGAGTGGAATACCGACGAGACACAGAAGTGGATCGAAGACAACAAGCCGATCCTACTTCTCCATGACCGCACCGAACGTTATGTGCCGGATGAATCCAAAAATCTCCACGCCACTCCCGTACCGGATAGCATCGACTTTATTTTAAGGCATGTCGCAGAAATGGCAGCTGGTTACTCTAACGGATTGAAATGGAATGAAGAAGAAAAACTAAAGGCGGACATGATGAACCGCCCCCAGCGGTGGGCCTCAGTCACGGTTGATCAAGTCCGAGCAAGGTG of Corynebacterium sp. 21KM1197 contains these proteins:
- the orn gene encoding oligoribonuclease encodes the protein MTQPATPPATPPAKDDRLVWIDLEMTGLDPHQHVIVEVAALVTDANLTILGEGVDLVVHATEEELARMDDYVTTMHSENGLLNEIRASTVSLREAEDAVLALIEEHCHPEHPAPLAGNSIATDRTFIREYMPRLDAALHYRMVDVSTIKELSKRWFPRAYYHQPEKGMAHRALADIVESVRELDYYRRSVFAPEPGPTSEEAAEAQSQATEAYQRFL
- a CDS encoding SDR family oxidoreductase — translated: MATDLIIVTGAAGGIGAAVAKQCAQRPGVTLLLTDREEAALDRAAREVQDCAAEGTRVCAEPCDLASEEAVTALVERAVRDHGALRYLIHAAGVFVDRPVTQTSAEEFSRMMDVNAHGTFYLLRAAARAMEREEAAHDRGIVVVASNAAGVPRVGMGAYAASKAAASALTRCLGLELAGVGVRCNVVCPGSTDTAMQRDFWGSDPEAGRRRSLEGDLGTHRLGIPLGRIARPEDVAHTVDFLASERARHVTLQELYVDGGATLHA
- a CDS encoding ABC transporter substrate-binding protein, which translates into the protein MALPLRRLGAVLMVSALAITGCSRASDSESGSSASEGSNDRVAALGLGDSDTLLALGVTPSVVAPFGSEGEVDPSGVGPWAKDLLGDAKPTVIYNTSAGFSAEIIEQVTAADPSKIIAVNTAMDDQAVEALEKIAPTTLKPEDATNWQIPWDTQVTTIAGAVDKGDEGKELIEKTEKAFEDFKKEHPEVQGKTAAIVLPYDGQIGLYTSGDGRGQMVEDMGFEIPDSLEGDGDTFYRAIAPENYDELNEVDYLFVLDYNGSAEALKNDETFKNLDVTRDGRVRYLDSDTGTAMSMPNPVTIPWAIEKFSDQL